One window from the genome of Gimesia aquarii encodes:
- a CDS encoding DUF4339 domain-containing protein produces MATEWYYKQSVETLGPYTFYQMIEMVREEQSLPETMVRPNYMDEWQWADSVVGLFHMPRLAPATLPPVRSVVDTVNNNFADADDSEDFLAESDDQESTAPIQERILEHDTNFEHDSEVDLNDEVEFGAYSDETWVSTLNTAVERIDVRAPKQEEPSRSRQIVPTMSLSFLECLVFRKLILVVAMLLCASAGIYGFVNWSEKQNMIVPSLKPPEAKLIFPLIGEYSSFAYWKYFVDSDFCCCLNLPCRLVAGGTSR; encoded by the coding sequence ATGGCAACTGAGTGGTACTATAAACAATCAGTTGAAACACTGGGACCTTACACGTTCTATCAAATGATAGAAATGGTACGTGAAGAGCAGTCTCTACCTGAAACTATGGTTCGGCCTAACTATATGGATGAATGGCAGTGGGCCGATTCTGTTGTCGGTTTATTTCACATGCCGAGGCTGGCTCCAGCAACACTCCCTCCTGTTCGGTCTGTAGTGGACACAGTTAATAATAATTTTGCTGATGCAGACGACTCGGAGGACTTTCTGGCAGAGTCAGATGATCAAGAATCAACTGCTCCGATCCAAGAGAGGATTCTTGAACACGACACAAATTTTGAACATGATTCAGAAGTCGATTTGAATGACGAGGTCGAGTTCGGTGCGTATTCTGATGAGACTTGGGTATCGACGCTTAATACGGCCGTAGAACGGATTGACGTGCGAGCCCCAAAGCAGGAAGAGCCCTCACGTTCTCGGCAGATCGTACCCACCATGAGTCTTTCTTTTTTGGAATGTCTGGTCTTTCGTAAGCTGATTCTTGTAGTTGCTATGCTTCTCTGTGCCAGTGCGGGAATCTATGGGTTTGTGAACTGGTCAGAGAAGCAGAACATGATTGTCCCTTCACTTAAACCACCTGAAGCAAAACTGATCTTTCCGCTCATCGGAGAATACTCCTCATTTGCTTATTGGAAGTACTTTGTGGATTCTGATTTTTGTTGCTGTCTTAACTTACCTTGCCGCCTGGTGGCTGGAGGCACAAGCCGATGA
- a CDS encoding DUF1559 domain-containing protein — translation MKSKRCFTAPMTIAPFPETFRRRRGYTIIELLVVTAVISILIALALPAVQSARNSARQLQCLNNMRNVSLGLLQATDSANRFPACGYFGDGTSTGGGSFRSWVVAVLPFIDQANLYNQWDVEKNYNDPTNAPLAKTYIPVLTCPDDISEVPGEGNLTYVVSSGIGFSAQIGGIHDCPVGPSSGKLDLNGNGITCNSSTSGDGTPSDRELFFQMGLFFNETWKGEIRAKRHHTMASITDGASNTMLISENIRTGYDPDRPTSNWASPNPYLTSFYIGNPCQSSSCSAGNVDYNRSNSGSSAINAGINQPEGSAPFPNSLHEGGVNVGYCDGHIQFLSANIDGKVYAALASPQGQALNGTLLKQ, via the coding sequence ATGAAGAGTAAACGTTGTTTTACTGCTCCCATGACAATCGCTCCTTTTCCAGAAACGTTTCGTCGAAGAAGAGGTTATACGATCATTGAGCTCCTGGTAGTCACTGCGGTGATCAGTATTTTAATTGCACTTGCACTGCCGGCTGTTCAGTCTGCACGCAATTCTGCCCGGCAGTTGCAATGTTTAAATAACATGCGCAATGTCAGTCTGGGATTGCTACAGGCGACAGACAGTGCCAACCGGTTTCCTGCTTGTGGTTATTTTGGGGATGGTACATCTACAGGAGGTGGCTCTTTTCGAAGTTGGGTCGTTGCGGTTCTGCCTTTTATCGATCAGGCAAACTTATACAACCAGTGGGATGTTGAAAAAAATTATAATGATCCAACCAATGCACCACTGGCAAAAACATACATTCCTGTCTTAACCTGTCCGGATGACATCTCTGAAGTTCCGGGAGAAGGAAATTTAACATACGTAGTCAGCAGTGGGATTGGCTTTTCCGCTCAGATCGGTGGTATACATGATTGTCCGGTTGGTCCATCGAGTGGAAAATTGGATCTGAACGGAAATGGAATTACTTGCAACTCATCAACAAGTGGGGATGGGACACCCTCTGATCGCGAACTGTTTTTCCAGATGGGTCTCTTTTTTAACGAAACTTGGAAAGGCGAAATTCGCGCCAAACGTCACCACACGATGGCAAGTATTACAGATGGAGCCTCCAACACCATGCTGATTTCTGAAAATATTCGCACCGGTTATGATCCAGACAGACCGACATCCAATTGGGCCTCTCCCAATCCTTATCTGACCAGTTTTTATATTGGAAACCCGTGCCAGAGTAGCAGCTGTTCTGCAGGTAACGTTGATTATAATCGCTCTAATTCAGGCTCGAGCGCAATTAATGCCGGTATCAATCAACCTGAAGGTAGCGCCCCGTTTCCCAATTCATTACATGAAGGTGGAGTCAATGTGGGTTATTGTGATGGGCATATTCAGTTCCTCTCAGCAAATATCGACGGAAAAGTTTATGCCGCTCTTGCCAGTCCACAGGGGCAGGCTTTGAATGGCACATTGCTGAAGCAATAG
- a CDS encoding glycosyltransferase family 39 protein, whose product MAEFPLAEIWTRSAQDTHPPLFFYLLKFWGMLFGTSVFASRMLSVTSGMLTIIGTYLFVYEAYRVNDDRTSSENSVAKLSSLVAASFVALSPIHISWSLQVRMYAPGAALTAISSWLLLRALRRDSHVTRNWSFFTVSAVALSYTHHFGLFILVAQYSFATGYRLLASPIDNNLNRFSQLKPVFLSALVLILIWSPLLFRLLNQSHQVQNDFWSKPFDLDYVGRMFYQFIAPPRWSPASVAVGLGIAQATFLALILLLIGRRPTDIYLFLAVFISFLITTIYSVASRNIFISRYFLFAHLLLLIAAAVLVCRVPSKKLRVAGSIMATGLLFCFCLQNYLVRSDISEKYSGMPAAMAYLEKHRKPAENLIVCNPMLFTSAIAYTKKREGLFTYHDGKGYPYYYGSAVMRDDDYFSRERIEHCDSKWIWTLDANRWMGGSWSVPMPEGWKQVGEARFQEYYCELVFRLYEHETE is encoded by the coding sequence ATGGCTGAATTTCCCCTTGCCGAAATCTGGACCAGATCAGCACAGGATACCCATCCACCATTATTTTTTTACCTGCTCAAGTTTTGGGGAATGCTATTTGGAACCTCTGTTTTTGCCTCACGGATGCTAAGTGTTACGAGTGGAATGCTGACGATAATCGGTACATACCTTTTCGTCTATGAGGCTTATCGAGTAAACGATGATCGTACCTCATCAGAGAATAGTGTTGCTAAATTATCGTCGCTTGTCGCCGCATCTTTTGTCGCTTTGAGTCCGATTCATATTTCATGGTCTCTTCAAGTCCGTATGTATGCGCCGGGGGCTGCTTTGACTGCCATTTCAAGTTGGCTTTTGCTAAGAGCTCTTCGGCGTGATTCTCATGTAACACGAAACTGGAGTTTCTTCACGGTTTCTGCCGTTGCATTATCATACACCCATCATTTTGGGCTATTTATTCTCGTGGCTCAGTATAGTTTTGCAACCGGATATCGGTTATTAGCCTCACCCATTGATAATAATCTGAATCGCTTCAGTCAATTGAAACCGGTTTTCCTGTCAGCGCTCGTTCTCATATTGATTTGGTCTCCACTGTTGTTTCGTCTCTTGAATCAAAGTCATCAGGTACAAAATGATTTCTGGTCCAAACCATTTGATCTGGATTATGTCGGAAGAATGTTTTACCAGTTTATTGCGCCTCCTCGCTGGTCTCCCGCGTCCGTTGCTGTTGGATTGGGAATTGCTCAAGCAACTTTTTTGGCGCTGATTCTGTTGTTAATCGGACGTCGTCCCACAGACATCTATTTGTTTTTGGCAGTGTTCATTTCATTTCTAATAACGACGATTTATTCTGTGGCGTCTCGGAATATATTTATCTCTCGGTATTTTTTATTTGCCCATTTATTATTGTTAATTGCAGCCGCTGTTCTGGTTTGTCGCGTTCCTTCTAAAAAGTTACGTGTTGCAGGCAGTATCATGGCAACAGGTTTATTGTTTTGTTTCTGTTTGCAGAACTACCTGGTACGAAGTGATATTTCGGAAAAATATTCGGGAATGCCAGCAGCAATGGCCTATTTGGAAAAGCATCGAAAACCAGCTGAGAATTTGATTGTTTGTAACCCGATGTTATTTACTTCTGCAATTGCCTACACAAAAAAACGAGAAGGACTTTTCACCTATCATGACGGTAAAGGCTACCCATATTATTACGGAAGCGCAGTGATGCGAGATGACGATTACTTTTCACGCGAAAGAATCGAACACTGCGATTCGAAATGGATATGGACACTAGATGCCAACCGTTGGATGGGAGGTAGTTGGAGTGTCCCCATGCCTGAAGGGTGGAAACAAGTAGGTGAAGCTCGGTTCCAAGAATACTATTGCGAGCTCGTTTTTCGTCTGTATGAACACGAAACAGAGTAA
- a CDS encoding CREC-EF hand family protein, with protein sequence MSRQFYFQRLIKSEVILLHPVRHSLLTGFPIIICLLLLGVSNLLAQSPSPTPKSAKLGDDKDINKFKKLDTDNDQVLTQLEFFKSVAKKDLPRFTRDFKLFDQDGDQRLTFTEYQNIVSPSQRQLPHPIVERVTERLEKLQADWNKWDANGDGKLDKSEFNAAKLTDSVPGLALSKWEDWDRNADGFVDAQDVEQVLEIAYGLRYPTGELLWEPSGRMLTGMLFAYVDKNGDHTIDLTEAKQSQFGFRDGKQTPALFKEWDKDGDGKLTVAEWKADPTHWRDPVAIFLASDKNYDGLLDQEEHVGGAESWTRDVSEYLLAGFDTDGDQRLSLNEYRQTPFANLTLPWHSLRTDRNQDGTLSLSEFSWGTGLLAATLTVEYFERLDLNQDGKLDLKEFLFNTTKKTPEYYAIEFQKLDADKNKQLTPTEFLGKRKDAQRQQARRSFYDWDSNADQQLSLAEFTKRQKPKQMIPENEFRFRDVDDDQFLTQDEFLSTVAKKNQPKLIRNFKLFDQDGDQRLTFTEYRNIVSPSQRQLPHPIVERVTERLQKLQADWNKWDTNSDDKLDKSEFAASGFARSIPGLALTVWEDWDRNADGFVDIQDAEQVLEIAYGLRYPTGELLWEPSGRIVSGMLFTYVDKNGDHKIDLTEAKQAKFGFRDGKQTPALFKEWDKDGDGKLSMAEWKVEPTHWRDPVRIFMASDKSYDGLLDQEEHVGGAESWTRDVSEYLLAGFDTDGDQRLSLNEYRQTPFANLALPWHSLRTDRNQDGTLSHSEFNWGKGLLAATLTVEYFERLDLNQDGKLDLKEFLFNTTKKTPEYYAIEFKKLDGDKNGQLTLTEFLEKRKGAQQKQARRSFYDWDSNVDQQLSLAEFTKRQKPKQMIPENEFRFRDADNDQFLTQDEFLSSVAKKDQPRFTRNFELFDQDGDQRLTFTEYRNIVSPSQRQLPHPIVERVAERLEKLQADWNKWDTNGDSKLDKSEFKSAKLTGSVPGLALSKWEDWDRNRDGFVDAQDVEQVLEIAYGLRYPTGELLWEPSGRMLTGMLFAYVDKNGDHTIDLTEAKQSQFGFRDGKQTPALFKEWDKDGDGKLTVAEWKADPTHWTNPVEIFRAADKDLDGHLTRDELLQGTPAWQLPVTQHLFPGFDTNSDQRLSLNEYRQTPFANLALAWQNLRTDRDHNGYLNISEFQWGKGLFAATLAMEYFERLDSNQDGKLELKEFTFNTTKRDPEYYAIEFKKLDGDKNGQLTLTEFLGKRKGAQQKQARRSFYDWDSNADQQLSLAEFTKRQKPKQMIPENEFRFRDVDDDQFLTQDEFLSTVAKKNQPKLIRNFKLFDQDGDQRLTFTEYRNIVSPSQRQLPHPIAKRVTERLQKLQADWNKWDTNSDDKLDKSEFAASGFARSIPGLALTVWEDWDRNADGFVDIQDSEQVLEIAYGLRYPTGELLWEPSGRIVSGMLFTYVDKNGDHKIDLTEAKQAKFGFRDGKQTPALFKEWDKDGDGKLSMAEWKVEPTHWRDPVRIFMASDKSYDGLLDQEEHVGGAESWTRDVSEYLLAGFDTDGDQRLSLNEYRETPFANLVLAWQTLRTDSNKDGVLNLSEFSWGEGLLAATLTVEYFERLDLNQDGKLDPQEFIFRLAPSKASLGAMFTQRDLNQNGDLSFEEYLGNLKLPPNASDKQVMYYETRLARFEDAFRQADVNNDKKLDELEFRSDPSLEVIAPDLVQKKKNLSSLAVGKSENSEEADGNSEIWIVLTLNALLLLGAIVFILQRTKKSPQ encoded by the coding sequence ATGAGCCGACAATTCTATTTTCAGAGATTAATAAAATCAGAAGTCATCTTGTTACATCCCGTAAGGCATTCATTGTTGACTGGTTTTCCCATAATAATATGCTTGTTATTACTAGGAGTTTCGAATCTGCTGGCTCAATCGCCATCGCCTACTCCAAAGTCTGCAAAACTTGGTGACGATAAAGATATCAATAAGTTTAAAAAACTAGATACAGACAATGATCAAGTTTTGACACAATTGGAGTTTTTCAAATCGGTGGCAAAAAAGGATCTGCCACGGTTCACTCGTGACTTTAAACTATTTGACCAGGATGGCGATCAGCGTCTGACGTTTACCGAGTATCAAAATATTGTTTCTCCAAGCCAGCGTCAGCTGCCGCATCCGATTGTGGAGCGTGTCACCGAACGATTGGAGAAATTGCAGGCTGATTGGAACAAGTGGGATGCAAACGGTGATGGCAAGCTGGACAAGAGCGAGTTCAATGCAGCAAAGTTAACAGATTCCGTTCCCGGCCTAGCGTTGTCGAAATGGGAGGACTGGGACCGGAATGCAGATGGTTTTGTTGATGCTCAAGATGTAGAACAGGTTCTGGAAATCGCCTACGGACTGCGTTATCCGACGGGAGAGTTGCTCTGGGAACCATCGGGTCGAATGCTGACAGGCATGCTGTTTGCTTATGTTGATAAAAATGGCGATCATACAATCGATTTGACAGAAGCGAAGCAGTCGCAGTTCGGTTTTCGTGATGGTAAACAGACGCCTGCGCTGTTCAAGGAATGGGATAAAGACGGGGATGGCAAACTGACGGTGGCAGAGTGGAAGGCCGACCCCACGCACTGGCGCGATCCGGTGGCAATCTTTCTGGCATCAGATAAGAACTATGACGGATTGTTGGACCAGGAAGAACATGTCGGGGGTGCTGAGTCGTGGACGAGAGATGTGAGCGAGTATCTACTGGCAGGTTTTGACACGGATGGTGACCAGCGTCTGTCGCTCAATGAGTACCGGCAGACACCATTTGCGAATCTGACACTTCCATGGCATTCTTTGCGGACAGACCGCAATCAGGATGGGACATTGAGTCTCTCTGAATTCAGCTGGGGGACAGGGCTGCTGGCAGCTACCCTGACTGTCGAATATTTTGAGCGGCTGGATTTGAACCAGGACGGGAAACTCGATCTGAAAGAGTTCCTTTTCAATACAACTAAAAAGACTCCAGAGTATTATGCCATTGAGTTTCAGAAGTTAGATGCTGATAAAAACAAACAACTGACACCGACTGAATTTCTGGGGAAACGGAAAGATGCCCAACGACAACAGGCGAGACGTTCATTTTATGATTGGGACAGCAATGCAGACCAGCAACTGAGTCTCGCAGAATTCACCAAACGCCAGAAACCGAAACAGATGATTCCTGAAAATGAATTCCGTTTTCGTGATGTTGATGATGATCAGTTTCTGACACAGGATGAATTTCTGTCAACGGTAGCAAAAAAAAATCAACCAAAATTGATTCGTAACTTCAAACTATTTGACCAGGATGGCGATCAGCGTCTGACGTTTACCGAGTATCGGAATATTGTTTCTCCAAGCCAGCGTCAGCTGCCGCATCCGATTGTGGAACGTGTCACCGAACGGCTGCAGAAGTTGCAGGCTGATTGGAACAAGTGGGATACAAACAGTGATGACAAACTGGACAAGAGCGAGTTCGCAGCGTCTGGTTTTGCGCGTTCCATTCCGGGTTTGGCCTTAACGGTTTGGGAGGACTGGGACCGGAATGCAGACGGTTTTGTTGATATTCAGGATGCAGAACAGGTTCTGGAAATTGCTTATGGCCTGCGTTATCCCACGGGAGAGTTGCTCTGGGAACCCTCGGGTCGAATAGTATCTGGCATGCTGTTTACTTATGTTGATAAAAATGGAGATCATAAAATCGATTTGACAGAAGCGAAGCAGGCAAAGTTCGGTTTTCGTGATGGCAAACAGACGCCTGCGCTGTTCAAGGAATGGGATAAAGACGGGGATGGCAAACTGTCCATGGCCGAGTGGAAGGTTGAACCCACACACTGGCGCGATCCGGTGAGAATCTTTATGGCATCAGACAAGAGCTATGACGGATTATTGGACCAGGAAGAACATGTCGGGGGTGCTGAGTCGTGGACGAGAGACGTGAGCGAGTATCTACTGGCAGGTTTTGACACAGATGGTGACCAGCGTCTGTCGCTCAATGAGTACCGGCAGACACCATTTGCGAATCTGGCACTTCCATGGCATTCTTTGCGGACAGACCGAAATCAGGATGGGACATTGAGTCACTCTGAATTCAACTGGGGTAAGGGACTGCTGGCTGCTACCCTGACTGTCGAATACTTTGAACGATTAGACTTGAACCAGGATGGGAAACTCGATCTGAAAGAGTTCCTTTTCAATACAACTAAAAAGACTCCCGAGTATTATGCCATTGAGTTCAAGAAGTTGGACGGTGATAAAAATGGACAACTGACGCTGACTGAGTTCCTGGAAAAACGGAAAGGCGCCCAACAAAAACAAGCAAGACGTTCGTTTTATGATTGGGACAGCAATGTAGACCAGCAACTGAGTCTCGCAGAATTCACCAAACGCCAGAAACCGAAACAGATGATTCCTGAAAATGAATTCCGTTTTCGTGATGCTGATAATGATCAGTTTCTGACGCAGGATGAATTTTTGTCATCAGTAGCAAAAAAGGATCAGCCGCGGTTCACTCGTAACTTTGAACTATTTGACCAGGATGGCGATCAGCGTCTGACGTTTACCGAGTATCGGAATATTGTCTCTCCAAGCCAGCGTCAGCTGCCGCATCCGATTGTGGAACGTGTCGCCGAACGATTGGAGAAATTGCAGGCTGATTGGAACAAGTGGGATACAAACGGTGATAGCAAGCTGGACAAGAGCGAGTTCAAGTCTGCAAAGCTGACAGGTTCCGTTCCCGGCCTAGCGTTGTCGAAATGGGAGGACTGGGACCGGAACAGAGACGGTTTTGTTGATGCTCAAGATGTAGAACAGGTTCTGGAAATCGCCTACGGACTGCGTTATCCGACGGGAGAGTTGCTCTGGGAACCATCGGGTCGAATGCTGACAGGCATGCTGTTTGCTTATGTTGATAAAAATGGCGATCATACAATCGATTTGACAGAAGCGAAGCAGTCGCAGTTCGGTTTTCGTGATGGTAAACAGACGCCTGCGCTGTTCAAGGAATGGGATAAAGACGGGGATGGCAAACTGACGGTGGCAGAGTGGAAGGCCGACCCCACACACTGGACCAATCCGGTAGAGATCTTCCGAGCGGCTGATAAGGATTTAGACGGTCACTTGACTCGAGATGAATTGCTGCAGGGAACACCAGCCTGGCAATTACCGGTGACCCAACATCTGTTCCCGGGCTTTGACACAAATAGCGATCAGCGTCTGTCGCTTAATGAGTATCGTCAGACACCATTCGCGAATCTGGCACTAGCCTGGCAGAATCTTCGAACAGATCGTGATCATAATGGCTATTTAAATATTTCTGAATTTCAATGGGGTAAAGGACTGTTTGCTGCCACATTAGCCATGGAATATTTCGAGCGACTGGACTCCAATCAGGATGGAAAACTCGAACTGAAAGAATTCACCTTCAATACCACGAAACGGGATCCCGAGTATTATGCCATTGAGTTCAAGAAGTTGGACGGTGATAAAAATGGACAACTGACGCTGACTGAGTTCCTGGGAAAACGGAAAGGCGCCCAACAAAAACAAGCAAGACGTTCGTTTTACGATTGGGACAGCAATGCAGACCAGCAACTGAGTCTCGCTGAATTCACCAAACGCCAGAAACCGAAACAGATGATCCCTGAAAATGAATTCCGTTTTCGTGATGTTGATGATGATCAGTTTCTGACACAGGATGAATTTCTGTCAACGGTAGCAAAAAAAAATCAACCAAAATTGATTCGTAACTTCAAACTATTTGACCAGGATGGCGATCAGCGTCTGACGTTTACCGAGTATCGGAATATTGTTTCTCCAAGCCAACGTCAGTTGCCGCATCCAATCGCGAAGCGTGTCACCGAACGGCTGCAGAAGTTGCAGGCTGATTGGAACAAGTGGGATACAAACAGTGATGACAAACTGGACAAGAGCGAGTTCGCAGCGTCTGGTTTTGCGCGTTCCATTCCGGGTTTGGCCTTAACGGTTTGGGAGGACTGGGACCGGAATGCAGACGGTTTTGTTGATATTCAGGATTCAGAACAGGTTCTGGAAATTGCTTATGGCCTGCGTTATCCCACGGGAGAGTTGCTCTGGGAACCCTCGGGTCGAATAGTATCTGGCATGCTGTTTACTTATGTTGATAAAAATGGAGATCATAAAATCGATTTGACAGAAGCGAAGCAGGCAAAGTTCGGTTTTCGTGATGGCAAACAGACGCCTGCGCTGTTCAAGGAATGGGATAAAGACGGGGATGGCAAACTGTCCATGGCCGAGTGGAAGGTTGAACCCACACACTGGCGCGATCCGGTGAGAATCTTTATGGCATCAGACAAGAGCTATGACGGATTATTGGACCAGGAAGAACATGTCGGGGGTGCTGAGTCGTGGACGAGAGACGTGAGCGAGTATCTACTGGCAGGTTTTGACACAGATGGTGATCAGCGTCTGTCACTCAATGAGTACCGAGAGACGCCATTTGCGAATCTAGTACTGGCCTGGCAAACTTTGCGAACCGACAGCAATAAGGATGGTGTATTGAATCTCTCTGAATTCAGCTGGGGGGAAGGACTGCTGGCAGCCACCCTGACTGTCGAATATTTTGAGCGATTGGATTTGAACCAGGATGGAAAACTCGATCCGCAGGAATTTATTTTCAGGTTAGCTCCTTCTAAAGCTAGTTTGGGGGCGATGTTTACCCAACGTGATCTTAACCAGAATGGTGATCTCTCTTTTGAAGAATATTTGGGGAATCTCAAACTGCCTCCCAACGCCAGTGACAAGCAGGTCATGTATTACGAAACCAGACTTGCTCGCTTTGAAGATGCCTTTAGGCAAGCTGATGTCAATAATGATAAAAAACTTGATGAACTGGAGTTCCGGAGCGACCCAAGTCTGGAAGTGATCGCCCCTGATCTTGTCCAAAAGAAAAAAAATCTGAGTAGTCTGGCTGTAGGGAAGTCTGAAAATTCAGAAGAAGCTGATGGTAACAGTGAGATATGGATTGTTCTTACGTTAAATGCTTTGTTACTTCTGGGCGCAATCGTTTTTATCTTACAAAGAACAAAAAAAAGTCCCCAATAA
- a CDS encoding SUMF1/EgtB/PvdO family nonheme iron enzyme codes for MCQYQQNNRHRNLEHSAGFSVRDLILALIVVGIFFALLSPYVLSMRDTARLQNCQSNMRQLGVALQSYHETNSFFPPAAVWSTEKMHSLALHISKRGDLFIQANWAQMLLPYMGQEQLAEQSHSELPVSHVQNQKTRETSLSIMNCPSDPFNRANNHYKFNPNPELSLSFARGNYAFNGGTNCYKVGMGTTASPNGDWAHILIDKNARSFQYWGNGIGGFNKSFSVDDFNNGLSTLVALDEVRAGIHPLDPRGVWAWGNIASSVTWGHGVNGDDFGPNNQWPRSDDFVGCGKLHDVVGTETITKERMPCVSYVDINQNATARSLHHAGVNVLFLDGRVRFIHDQVDPGLWHVMHSRETPENVLANDFEARLQVSDFEQEAHGANDSHTASNRIASKPNAFSNSIDMKFILIPAGEFQMGLPDEGYEIDLAEETPPHSVIISKPFYLGCFEVTQREYQMVMSQNPSFHGSDTGNVDESEQFPVEQVSWMDVQRFCENLNQLAAEKKARRYYRLPTEAEWEYACRSGSTQPYPFQSRRSEDDRSGAAAGIQPSLPVTRVGMYPANEFGLYDMRGNVWEWCSDWFDRDYYRRSPRVDPQGPSDGFIKVIRGGDWIFVGEDCRINYPVLPPWKSSPFVGFRVICEHYPN; via the coding sequence ATGTGTCAATATCAACAGAACAATCGACATAGAAATCTAGAGCATTCTGCTGGTTTCAGCGTTCGGGATTTAATTCTAGCTCTGATTGTGGTTGGCATCTTCTTTGCTTTGTTAAGCCCTTATGTACTCTCAATGCGTGATACTGCCAGATTACAGAATTGCCAGAGTAATATGAGACAACTGGGGGTCGCGCTTCAAAGCTATCATGAAACGAATTCTTTTTTCCCTCCGGCCGCAGTCTGGTCAACAGAGAAGATGCATTCTCTGGCATTGCATATCAGTAAAAGAGGGGATCTCTTCATTCAGGCAAACTGGGCTCAGATGCTACTACCATACATGGGGCAGGAACAACTTGCAGAACAGTCTCACTCTGAGCTGCCTGTCTCGCATGTTCAAAATCAGAAAACACGCGAGACATCATTATCAATCATGAATTGTCCTTCTGACCCCTTCAATCGAGCAAATAATCATTATAAGTTTAATCCAAATCCAGAACTCTCTCTCTCATTCGCACGTGGGAATTATGCCTTTAATGGAGGGACAAACTGTTACAAAGTCGGAATGGGAACAACAGCCTCACCCAATGGTGATTGGGCACACATATTAATTGACAAAAATGCGCGTTCCTTTCAGTATTGGGGTAATGGGATTGGGGGCTTCAATAAGTCTTTCTCTGTCGATGATTTTAATAATGGCTTATCGACTCTCGTTGCATTAGACGAAGTTCGCGCTGGAATACACCCGTTGGACCCAAGAGGAGTCTGGGCCTGGGGAAATATTGCCAGTAGTGTTACCTGGGGGCACGGCGTCAATGGAGATGACTTTGGACCGAACAATCAATGGCCACGATCTGATGACTTTGTTGGTTGTGGAAAATTGCATGATGTGGTAGGCACAGAAACGATAACGAAAGAACGCATGCCCTGCGTTTCATACGTGGATATAAATCAAAATGCGACAGCTCGAAGTTTACATCATGCGGGAGTGAATGTTCTTTTTCTAGATGGTAGAGTCAGATTCATCCATGATCAGGTTGATCCGGGCCTGTGGCATGTTATGCATTCGAGAGAAACACCTGAAAATGTCTTAGCAAATGACTTTGAAGCGCGGCTCCAGGTTTCTGATTTTGAGCAGGAAGCTCATGGAGCAAATGATTCTCATACAGCCAGCAATCGAATCGCATCTAAACCAAATGCATTTTCCAATTCAATCGACATGAAATTTATTTTGATCCCAGCAGGAGAATTTCAAATGGGGCTCCCTGATGAAGGATATGAAATAGACCTTGCTGAGGAAACACCACCGCATTCGGTCATCATTTCAAAGCCTTTTTACCTGGGGTGCTTCGAAGTAACGCAGCGTGAATATCAGATGGTGATGTCACAAAATCCATCTTTTCATGGATCTGATACGGGCAATGTTGATGAATCAGAACAATTTCCCGTAGAACAAGTAAGTTGGATGGATGTGCAAAGGTTTTGTGAGAATCTGAATCAGTTAGCTGCAGAAAAAAAAGCAAGACGGTACTATCGGTTACCGACAGAAGCAGAATGGGAATATGCATGCCGATCTGGATCGACTCAGCCATATCCGTTTCAATCGAGACGAAGTGAAGATGATCGATCTGGAGCAGCAGCTGGAATACAACCTTCACTTCCTGTGACACGGGTTGGAATGTATCCCGCAAATGAGTTTGGCCTTTACGATATGCGAGGGAATGTCTGGGAATGGTGTTCAGACTGGTTTGATCGAGATTACTATCGACGCTCACCTCGGGTTGATCCTCAAGGTCCTTCAGATGGTTTTATCAAGGTCATTCGTGGAGGTGACTGGATTTTTGTAGGAGAAGACTGCAGAATCAATTATCCGGTGTTGCCTCCTTGGAAATCCAGCCCTTTTGTCGGTTTTCGAGTGATATGTGAGCACTATCCCAATTGA